The proteins below are encoded in one region of Bacteroides uniformis:
- a CDS encoding MATE family efflux transporter, which produces MKKLFDTYKQHYKALLLLGLPIVVGQLGVIVLGFADTLMIGHHSTEELGAASFVNNLFTLCIIFSTGFSYGLTPVVGGFYGNRRFAEAGQALRCSLVANVLVALLLTLVMAVLYFNVERLGQPGELLPLIKPYYLVLLASLVFVMLFNGFKQFTDGITDTKTAMWILLGGNALNIVGNYILINGKLGFPEMGLLGAGISTLFSRIVMVVVFAAIVLRGRRFIRYRLGFMRLGWSMPMFRKLNALGWPVGMQMGMETASFSLSVVMVGWLGTLALASHQIMLTISQFTFMMYYGMGAAVAVRVSNFKGQGDGQNVRRSAYAGLHIILCMEVVLLGIVFALRGQVGGWFTDNAEVSGMVAALFFPFLVYQFGDGLQINFANALRGISDVKPMMIIAFISYFIISLPVGYLCGFVFGWGLTGVWMAFPFGLTSAGVMLWLRFRKQTRERI; this is translated from the coding sequence ATGAAAAAATTATTTGATACGTATAAGCAGCACTATAAAGCATTGCTTCTCCTGGGGCTACCCATTGTGGTGGGGCAGTTGGGAGTCATTGTGCTTGGTTTTGCCGATACGCTGATGATTGGGCATCACAGCACGGAGGAACTGGGTGCCGCTTCTTTCGTAAACAATCTGTTTACTCTTTGCATTATTTTCAGTACGGGCTTCAGCTACGGGCTGACACCGGTTGTAGGGGGCTTCTACGGTAACCGCCGCTTTGCCGAGGCAGGGCAGGCGTTGCGGTGTAGCCTGGTTGCCAATGTGCTGGTGGCTTTGTTGCTGACTCTTGTCATGGCTGTTCTCTATTTCAATGTGGAGCGGCTGGGACAGCCCGGAGAATTGCTGCCTCTAATCAAGCCTTACTATCTGGTGTTGCTTGCTTCACTGGTCTTTGTCATGCTGTTCAACGGTTTCAAACAGTTTACGGACGGCATCACCGATACCAAGACGGCCATGTGGATTCTGCTCGGAGGGAATGCGCTTAACATCGTAGGAAACTATATACTTATCAATGGAAAGCTGGGCTTTCCGGAGATGGGACTGCTTGGTGCGGGTATCAGCACCTTGTTCTCCCGCATTGTGATGGTGGTGGTCTTTGCGGCGATTGTGCTTCGCGGCCGCCGGTTTATCCGTTACAGGCTCGGCTTCATGCGGCTGGGGTGGTCGATGCCGATGTTCAGGAAGCTCAATGCACTGGGCTGGCCCGTGGGTATGCAGATGGGTATGGAGACCGCTTCCTTCAGTCTGAGCGTCGTCATGGTGGGCTGGCTGGGGACACTTGCCCTAGCATCGCATCAGATAATGCTTACTATCTCTCAGTTCACCTTCATGATGTATTATGGCATGGGCGCTGCGGTTGCCGTGCGTGTCAGCAACTTCAAGGGGCAGGGAGACGGGCAGAATGTGCGCCGCTCGGCGTATGCCGGCCTTCACATCATCCTGTGTATGGAGGTGGTGTTGCTGGGTATCGTCTTTGCGCTTCGCGGTCAGGTAGGGGGATGGTTTACGGACAATGCGGAAGTGTCCGGCATGGTTGCCGCTCTCTTCTTCCCGTTCTTGGTTTACCAGTTCGGCGATGGGTTGCAGATTAACTTTGCCAATGCCCTGCGCGGCATCTCGGATGTGAAACCGATGATGATTATTGCATTTATATCCTATTTTATTATATCTTTGCCCGTAGGGTACCTTTGCGGTTTCGTTTTCGGTTGGGGGCTGACGGGAGTCTGGATGGCTTTCCCGTTCGGACTGACCAGTGCGGGAGTGATGCTGTGGTTGAGGTTCCGTAAACAGACCAGGGAAAGGATTTGA
- a CDS encoding hybrid sensor histidine kinase/response regulator: MNNVSKVKIAVGYTLLLAVLFFSLFFVHREMENLILTDDRDVQWTDSVLALIREKDTNTIKMLRTLSEANDSMVSTSDIEQIIAQQDSVVTQQRVQHRIITHRDTVVTRPRKKGFFRRLGEVFVPPKKDTAIQVKTSLEFATDTVIEPYNPADSLHEKLRAVAQQKKAVNTVIQRRKRYLQRLDHMLTARIDSLLKDYETETLLRARTEAEYQQAVRRRSAKIISGIAVGAVLLSAFFLIIIGRDITRSNRYRRELEEARRRAEDLLAVREKLMLAITHDFKAPLGSIMGYADLLSRLTVDERQRFYLDNMKTSSEHLLKLVVDLLDFHRLDLNKAEINRVTFHPSRLLEEIHVSFEPLTAAKGLALHCDIAPELGGTYICDPLRLRQIINNLLSNAVKFTDQGSVTMTARYEDRRLVVAIADTGKGMEPADRERIFQEFTRLPGAQGKEGFGLGLSIVRMLVQLLEGTIDVDSVPGKGSTFTIYIPIYPVRSEGRRMKDEESGCAATPNGNSSFPVPHSSLKNVLLIDDDRIQLTLTAAMLQQSGINSVSCLQLDELLDALRTATFDVLLTDVQMPAINGFDLLKLLRASNIPQAQSVPVIAVTARSDMQREEFTVHGFAGCLHKPFTVSELLHELNMEDKGMEVMEVSETSACPGYKFSSLTAFSVDDPEAAKSILESFVAETRLNAERLQKAVENEDVDEMAAVSHKMIPLFTLIGAAELVALLKLLETSHGVPFTGELKEHALAALVLIEDVITQATAFP; encoded by the coding sequence ATGAATAATGTCTCCAAAGTAAAGATTGCCGTAGGCTACACTTTGTTGCTGGCGGTATTGTTTTTTTCCTTGTTTTTCGTACACCGGGAAATGGAGAACCTTATTCTTACTGATGACCGCGATGTACAATGGACAGACAGCGTGCTTGCTTTGATACGCGAGAAGGATACCAATACGATAAAAATGCTGCGCACGCTGAGTGAGGCGAATGACAGCATGGTATCCACCAGTGACATTGAGCAGATAATTGCCCAGCAGGACTCGGTAGTGACCCAGCAGCGTGTGCAGCACCGTATCATTACACATCGGGATACCGTCGTGACACGCCCTCGGAAGAAGGGGTTTTTCCGTCGTTTGGGTGAAGTGTTTGTCCCCCCAAAGAAAGATACGGCTATCCAGGTAAAGACCTCCCTTGAATTTGCAACGGATACGGTGATTGAACCCTATAATCCGGCCGATTCTTTGCATGAGAAACTGCGTGCCGTGGCCCAGCAGAAAAAAGCTGTAAACACTGTTATACAGCGACGTAAACGCTATCTGCAACGCTTGGACCATATGCTGACCGCTCGTATTGACAGCTTGCTGAAAGATTACGAGACGGAAACTCTGCTGCGTGCACGGACGGAAGCCGAGTATCAACAAGCGGTCCGACGCCGTTCGGCCAAGATTATCAGTGGCATTGCCGTAGGTGCGGTGTTGCTTTCCGCTTTTTTTCTTATTATCATCGGCCGCGACATAACCCGAAGCAACCGTTACCGTCGTGAGTTGGAAGAGGCCCGTCGTCGTGCCGAGGATTTACTCGCTGTCCGTGAAAAACTGATGCTTGCCATTACCCATGATTTCAAAGCCCCGCTCGGTTCTATTATGGGCTATGCCGACTTGCTTTCCCGTCTGACGGTGGATGAGCGTCAGCGGTTCTATCTGGACAATATGAAAACCTCATCGGAACATCTGCTGAAGCTGGTCGTTGATTTGCTCGACTTCCATCGTCTTGATTTGAACAAGGCCGAAATCAACCGGGTCACCTTTCATCCTTCCCGCCTGCTTGAAGAGATACACGTCAGTTTTGAACCACTTACGGCTGCCAAAGGACTGGCGCTTCATTGCGACATTGCCCCGGAGCTGGGCGGTACCTATATTTGCGACCCCTTGCGTCTGCGCCAGATTATCAACAATTTGCTGTCCAATGCCGTGAAGTTTACGGACCAAGGCAGTGTTACCATGACTGCCCGTTACGAGGACCGTCGACTGGTAGTTGCCATTGCTGATACCGGTAAAGGTATGGAACCTGCCGACCGGGAACGTATCTTCCAGGAGTTTACCCGCTTACCGGGTGCTCAGGGTAAAGAGGGGTTTGGACTTGGACTTTCCATTGTCCGTATGCTGGTACAGTTGCTTGAAGGCACGATTGATGTAGACAGTGTGCCAGGCAAGGGAAGCACTTTCACCATATATATTCCTATCTATCCCGTAAGGAGTGAAGGACGGAGAATGAAGGATGAAGAATCGGGATGTGCTGCCACGCCGAATGGCAATTCTTCATTCCCCGTTCCTCATTCTTCACTGAAGAATGTCCTCCTTATCGATGATGACCGTATTCAGCTTACCCTTACTGCCGCCATGCTTCAGCAGAGTGGTATAAATTCTGTCTCTTGTTTACAACTGGATGAACTGCTGGATGCCTTGCGCACTGCAACCTTTGATGTTCTGCTTACTGATGTGCAGATGCCTGCTATTAATGGTTTTGATTTACTGAAACTGCTTCGTGCTTCGAACATACCGCAGGCACAGTCTGTTCCGGTGATTGCTGTCACTGCCCGCAGTGACATGCAGCGTGAGGAATTTACGGTGCATGGATTTGCCGGATGCCTGCATAAGCCGTTTACCGTCAGTGAATTGCTACATGAATTGAATATGGAGGACAAAGGGATGGAGGTTATGGAAGTTTCGGAAACTTCGGCTTGCCCGGGGTATAAATTCTCTTCGCTCACTGCTTTTTCGGTCGATGACCCCGAGGCGGCAAAGTCCATTCTGGAAAGTTTTGTGGCTGAAACCCGCCTCAATGCGGAGCGTTTGCAGAAGGCTGTGGAGAATGAGGATGTGGACGAGATGGCTGCTGTCTCCCACAAAATGATTCCCCTCTTTACTTTAATTGGAGCAGCGGAACTGGTTGCATTGCTGAAACTGTTGGAAACTTCTCATGGAGTGCCTTTTACCGGAGAGTTGAAAGAACACGCCCTTGCCGCCCTCGTTTTGATAGAGGATGTCATTACTCAGGCAACAGCTTTTCCGTAA
- a CDS encoding translocation/assembly module TamB domain-containing protein, translated as MRRKWLRTALWVLLTPIILFIILMILLYVPPVQNLIRKQATAIASGATGMDISVERIDLRFPLNLLVRGVLVVQPADSAVDVQHPDTLLNLGSLNVRVQAWPLLKGKVEVDDITLKQVAVNSSNLMEGMCIKGVLGHFFFESHGIDLTKEDAILNNIELSDTHVQVMLADTTETPKDTTDTALNWKVTLHTLKLKNVSVDLQMPLDSMGLKAHIGDAEIADAAADLKHQFYGWRKFLLTGTSVNYDTGGPGSAIGFDPSHIALRDIRLGIDSVMYYGRDMNAVIREFSMYERSGLSVTSLTGRLFADSTVIRIPSLKLLTPHSEMNLTAQTYWELINIPTTGRLTARFNARIGKQDVLLFAGGLPEAFKEAYPFRPLVIHAGTEGNLKQMQISRFTAELPGAFSLSGGGEFWSLTDSVKRNGSMDFEMHTQNLNFLTGLADIAPDGSIIVPDSMHLAARLGMEGAQCTAALKLKEKEGALNLDAAYNLATEAYHADLAINNLQVHHFLPKDSIYTLTAKMSAKGQGVDVASRKTVAALNASLEKLQYGHWDISGVDVHAGLKSSVATVRLASDNVLLKMQGNADMRLDRNYLDGALDLNVEEVNLHKLGLVPRPLQHPFAFTMGAEARHDSLKLRLDAGDLNLRFRAHSTLKKLMEQSDKFVSILTKQIDERRLDHAALRQVLPSAGMHLEAGNQNPVSYFLAAKGISYNDFKLSFGFTPQVGINGRTAVHGLRMDSLQLDTIFFTVKQDTARMKLQGGVINGPKNPQFVFRSTLTGEVRNEDAELTVDYVNGKGQTGVLFGINARPLTEGHGRGNGVLLNLIPAEPIIAFRKFHFADNSNWIYLHKNMRVYANIDMDSDDGLCFRMQSDKNDTLSLQNINVELSRLRLDELTEVLPYMPRLTGLFSAEANYIQTATSLQVSAEANVEKLTYERQPVGDIGLGATWLPGDKNTHYLNTYFTYDNEEVMTADGILTQKNGKDTLEVSTRFEHFPLKMANAFIPDQTVAFTGDIDGGLYIYGSLDKPQMHGDIVLDSVSVYARQAGARYWFDNRPVQIKDNQLIFDKFAIYTTSKNPFTIDGKVDFRNMERPTANLNLLAENYTLLDAPRTRESLVYGKVFVDLHATVKGPLDGLTMRGNMNLLGNTNVTYVLTDSPLTVEDRLSGLVTFTSFTDTTSVKADEVPAMSLGGLEMYMSVHIDDAVRLRADLSPDRSKYIELEGGGDLNMQYTPQGDMSLTGRYTLSGGVMKYSLPIIPLKEFQFNPGSYVDWRGNIMNPTLSLKATERMRASVADGDGDGSRMVNFDVSISIKNRLDAPDLIFDISAPEDAAVENELQAMGAEERSKQAIAMLATGIYLNSGAKGGGLSMGAALNSVLQSQINSLAGGIKGANISVGVEDRTSAETGDTQKDFSFRYSQRFFNDRVQIVIGGKVSTGANATNDAESFIDNISLEYRLDASGTRYVRVFHNKNYESILDGEITETGVGLVLRRKMDRLSELFIFRKKKIKPEAENSDMKK; from the coding sequence ATGAGAAGAAAATGGTTGAGAACAGCACTGTGGGTGTTGCTTACTCCTATTATACTGTTTATAATATTGATGATATTGCTTTATGTGCCTCCCGTACAGAATTTGATACGGAAGCAGGCTACGGCAATTGCATCAGGTGCTACGGGTATGGACATATCCGTGGAGCGGATTGACCTTCGCTTTCCTTTGAATTTGTTGGTCCGCGGTGTATTGGTGGTACAGCCTGCCGACAGTGCTGTTGATGTGCAGCATCCCGATACCTTGCTGAATCTTGGAAGTTTGAACGTACGGGTACAGGCATGGCCTTTACTCAAAGGGAAAGTGGAGGTGGATGACATTACCTTGAAACAAGTTGCTGTCAACTCCTCCAATTTAATGGAAGGTATGTGCATCAAAGGAGTACTGGGGCATTTCTTTTTCGAAAGCCATGGCATAGACCTTACAAAAGAAGATGCCATCCTCAATAATATAGAATTGAGCGATACCCATGTGCAGGTGATGCTTGCAGATACCACTGAGACTCCCAAAGACACTACTGACACTGCGTTAAACTGGAAAGTCACACTCCATACTCTGAAGTTGAAGAACGTCTCGGTCGATTTACAGATGCCATTGGACTCCATGGGGCTGAAAGCCCATATAGGAGATGCTGAGATTGCGGACGCTGCTGCCGACCTGAAACACCAGTTCTATGGCTGGAGAAAATTCCTGCTGACTGGAACTTCTGTCAATTATGATACCGGTGGCCCGGGGAGTGCGATAGGCTTCGACCCCTCGCACATTGCTCTTCGCGACATTCGCCTGGGCATTGATTCTGTGATGTACTACGGCAGAGATATGAATGCCGTTATCCGGGAATTTTCCATGTATGAGCGTTCCGGTTTGAGTGTAACTTCCCTGACCGGGCGGTTGTTTGCCGATTCTACCGTTATCCGTATCCCTTCTTTGAAGTTGCTGACACCTCATAGTGAGATGAACCTTACGGCACAGACTTACTGGGAACTGATAAATATACCTACCACCGGCCGTCTGACAGCCCGTTTCAATGCCCGTATCGGCAAACAGGATGTACTGCTTTTTGCCGGTGGCTTGCCGGAAGCTTTCAAGGAAGCCTATCCGTTCCGTCCGTTGGTGATTCATGCCGGTACGGAAGGAAACCTGAAGCAGATGCAGATTTCCCGTTTTACGGCTGAGCTGCCCGGAGCCTTTTCGTTGAGTGGGGGAGGAGAATTCTGGAGCTTGACCGACAGTGTGAAACGTAATGGAAGCATGGACTTCGAAATGCATACGCAGAACTTGAACTTCCTGACCGGACTAGCTGACATTGCTCCCGATGGCTCCATCATTGTGCCGGACAGTATGCACCTTGCGGCACGTCTCGGTATGGAGGGGGCGCAGTGCACTGCCGCCCTGAAACTGAAGGAGAAGGAAGGCGCCTTGAATTTGGACGCCGCCTATAATCTTGCTACGGAAGCCTACCATGCCGACCTTGCCATCAACAACTTGCAGGTGCATCACTTCCTGCCCAAGGACTCTATCTATACTCTTACGGCAAAGATGTCCGCTAAGGGGCAAGGGGTGGATGTGGCATCACGAAAAACTGTGGCCGCTTTGAATGCCTCCTTGGAAAAACTACAGTATGGCCATTGGGACATTTCCGGTGTAGATGTGCATGCCGGACTCAAGTCATCCGTTGCTACCGTCCGTCTTGCCAGCGATAATGTCCTTCTCAAGATGCAGGGAAATGCGGATATGCGTCTTGACCGCAACTATCTGGATGGCGCTTTGGATTTAAATGTGGAAGAGGTGAATCTGCATAAGCTGGGTTTGGTGCCCCGACCATTGCAACACCCGTTTGCCTTTACAATGGGAGCGGAGGCACGTCATGATTCTCTCAAGTTGAGGCTTGATGCCGGTGACTTGAATCTGCGTTTCCGCGCTCACAGCACGTTGAAGAAGTTGATGGAACAGTCGGATAAATTTGTCTCTATCCTGACAAAGCAGATTGATGAACGGCGTTTGGACCATGCCGCTTTGCGCCAAGTCCTTCCTTCAGCGGGCATGCATCTGGAAGCCGGTAACCAGAATCCCGTCAGCTATTTCCTGGCTGCAAAGGGTATTTCCTATAATGATTTCAAACTGAGCTTCGGATTTACTCCGCAAGTCGGCATCAATGGACGTACAGCTGTTCACGGATTGCGCATGGACTCCTTGCAGCTCGATACGATATTTTTTACAGTGAAGCAGGATACTGCCCGCATGAAGTTGCAAGGTGGTGTCATAAACGGTCCCAAGAACCCGCAGTTTGTGTTCCGTAGCACACTGACGGGTGAAGTCCGTAATGAAGATGCGGAACTGACTGTGGATTATGTGAATGGAAAAGGGCAGACCGGTGTTCTATTCGGTATTAATGCCCGTCCGTTGACCGAAGGACACGGTCGCGGTAATGGTGTGCTGCTGAACCTTATTCCTGCCGAGCCGATTATCGCTTTCCGTAAATTCCACTTTGCGGACAATAGTAACTGGATTTATCTGCATAAGAATATGCGCGTCTATGCCAATATTGATATGGACAGCGACGATGGTCTGTGTTTCCGTATGCAATCCGACAAGAATGATACCCTTTCCTTGCAGAATATAAACGTAGAACTGAGCCGATTGCGCCTGGATGAACTTACGGAGGTACTTCCTTATATGCCCCGGCTTACGGGATTGTTCTCTGCCGAAGCAAATTATATACAGACTGCCACTTCCCTGCAGGTGTCTGCCGAAGCCAATGTAGAGAAACTGACCTACGAACGCCAACCGGTTGGAGACATCGGCCTGGGGGCTACCTGGTTGCCGGGCGACAAGAATACGCACTATCTGAATACCTATTTTACATATGATAATGAAGAAGTGATGACCGCCGACGGTATCTTGACGCAGAAGAACGGAAAGGATACCCTGGAAGTGTCCACCCGTTTCGAGCATTTTCCATTGAAGATGGCCAATGCATTCATCCCTGACCAAACGGTGGCCTTTACCGGAGATATTGATGGAGGGCTTTATATTTATGGTTCGCTGGACAAGCCTCAAATGCATGGTGATATTGTTTTGGACAGTGTGTCTGTCTATGCACGCCAGGCGGGAGCACGTTACTGGTTCGACAACCGTCCGGTACAGATAAAGGACAATCAGTTGATATTTGATAAGTTTGCCATTTATACCACCAGCAAGAATCCGTTTACGATTGACGGTAAGGTTGATTTCCGGAATATGGAGCGTCCTACTGCCAACCTCAATCTGCTGGCAGAGAACTATACGTTGCTGGATGCACCGCGTACCCGCGAAAGTCTGGTGTATGGAAAGGTGTTCGTCGACTTGCATGCCACGGTGAAGGGGCCGCTTGACGGGCTCACGATGCGTGGAAACATGAATTTGCTGGGCAATACCAACGTAACCTACGTGTTGACCGATTCCCCTTTAACGGTGGAAGACCGTCTCAGTGGGCTGGTTACCTTTACCTCGTTCACCGATACGACGTCGGTAAAAGCAGATGAGGTTCCTGCCATGTCTTTGGGAGGATTGGAAATGTATATGTCCGTCCATATTGACGATGCTGTCCGTCTTCGTGCTGACTTGAGTCCCGACCGCAGCAAATACATCGAACTGGAAGGTGGCGGTGATTTGAATATGCAGTATACTCCCCAAGGGGATATGAGCCTTACCGGACGCTATACCCTTTCGGGTGGCGTCATGAAATATTCGCTGCCTATCATCCCGTTGAAGGAGTTCCAGTTCAATCCCGGCAGTTATGTGGATTGGCGGGGGAATATTATGAATCCTACGCTGAGTCTGAAGGCTACGGAACGTATGCGTGCTTCTGTGGCCGATGGTGACGGGGACGGTTCGCGCATGGTGAACTTCGATGTTTCCATTTCCATCAAGAACAGGCTTGACGCTCCCGATTTGATATTCGATATTTCGGCGCCCGAAGATGCCGCAGTAGAGAATGAGCTGCAGGCAATGGGTGCAGAAGAGCGTAGCAAGCAGGCCATTGCCATGCTTGCCACGGGTATTTACCTGAACAGTGGTGCCAAAGGAGGAGGTTTGTCAATGGGAGCCGCCTTGAACTCAGTGCTTCAGAGCCAGATAAACTCCTTGGCGGGAGGTATAAAAGGGGCCAATATCAGTGTAGGTGTGGAAGACCGTACCTCTGCTGAAACGGGTGACACGCAGAAAGACTTCAGTTTTCGTTATTCCCAGCGTTTCTTCAACGACCGCGTACAGATAGTCATCGGTGGAAAAGTGTCCACCGGGGCCAATGCCACGAACGATGCGGAATCATTCATTGACAATATATCGCTGGAATACCGTCTTGATGCGTCGGGTACTCGATATGTCCGTGTATTCCATAATAAAAACTACGAAAGCATACTCGACGGTGAGATAACCGAAACGGGTGTCGGCCTTGTGCTGCGCCGGAAGATGGACCGATTGAGTGAACTCTTCATCTTCAGGAAGAAAAAGATAAAACCGGAGGCTGAAAATAGCGATATGAAAAAGTAG
- the tamL gene encoding translocation and assembly module lipoprotein TamL — MKRLILYIAGLIFLAGCSTTKHLPEGEILYTGQKPMIVLNRSETSVGEIAMEEVEAALATAPNNSLLGSSTIRYPFPFGLWIYNGFQKYEKGFGKWIFNKFAATPVLMSTVNPDIRQKAAVNLLRDYGYFNGSVSYKTFIDPKDSLKAKLQYTVNMRNPYFIDTVYYRGFSERTTRIMELGRRRSLISSGEQFNVADLDGERTRISTLLRNVGCYYFRPDYLTYQADTMMVPNGHVQMRLIPVPGMPKVAEKQFRVGRKSVYLLGKQGQEPNDSMDYKGLTIHYYNKPPVRPNMLYRWLNYQGYRRKRQIQDSAGIARQRSMQSLYSLYRQTRIQERLASVGIFRYAEMQYIPRDTAFVSDTLDVRVIAALDKPYDAELDFNVTMKSNNQTGPGAAFTVTKNNVFGGGESWNVKLNGSYEWQTGKSSSSLMNSYELGISTSLIFPRVVFPRMGDREYDFPATTTFRLYADQMNRAKYYKLLAFGGNVTYDFQPKSTSRHSITPFRLTFNVLRNPTAAFDTLRAENPALYVSLRDQFIPAMEYTYTYDNASVRGKRNPIWWQTTVASAGNLTSAVYRIFGKPFSEEGKKLFGVPFAQFLKLNSEFRYHYRIDKNQMIASRIAGGVIWSYGNATTAPYTEQFYIGGANSVRAFSARSIGPGGYPPETDRKYTYINHVGDIRIEANIEYRFRMIADLHGAVFLDAGNVWLMRKDENRPNGEFTLKNFPKQIALGTGFGLRYDLDFLVFRLDLGIGLHDPYDTGKSGYYNIPKFKDSMALHFAIGYPF, encoded by the coding sequence ATGAAACGACTGATATTATATATTGCAGGATTGATATTTCTGGCAGGTTGCTCCACCACGAAGCACTTGCCCGAGGGGGAGATACTCTATACCGGCCAAAAGCCGATGATTGTATTGAACCGCAGTGAAACGTCTGTTGGTGAGATTGCTATGGAAGAGGTGGAAGCCGCCCTTGCTACGGCACCGAACAATTCGTTGCTGGGAAGCTCTACTATCCGCTATCCCTTTCCTTTCGGACTGTGGATTTACAATGGTTTCCAGAAGTATGAGAAGGGATTCGGAAAGTGGATATTCAATAAATTTGCCGCCACTCCGGTGCTTATGTCTACGGTGAATCCCGATATACGCCAGAAGGCGGCGGTTAACTTGCTGCGCGATTATGGCTATTTCAACGGAAGCGTCAGCTACAAGACATTTATCGACCCGAAGGACTCGCTGAAGGCAAAGTTGCAATATACGGTGAACATGCGTAACCCCTACTTTATAGATACGGTATATTATCGTGGTTTCAGCGAGCGTACCACTCGCATTATGGAGCTGGGACGCCGACGTTCCCTTATCAGTTCGGGAGAACAATTCAATGTGGCTGATTTGGATGGGGAGCGTACCCGTATCAGTACCCTGCTGCGTAATGTGGGCTGTTATTATTTCCGTCCCGACTACCTAACCTATCAGGCCGATACCATGATGGTTCCCAATGGGCATGTCCAGATGCGCTTGATTCCCGTTCCCGGTATGCCAAAGGTAGCCGAGAAGCAGTTCCGTGTGGGGCGTAAATCCGTCTATCTTCTTGGAAAGCAGGGGCAGGAACCCAATGACAGCATGGATTACAAAGGCTTGACCATACATTACTACAACAAACCTCCGGTACGTCCCAACATGCTTTACCGTTGGTTGAACTATCAAGGTTATCGGCGGAAACGTCAGATACAGGACAGCGCAGGTATTGCCCGCCAGCGTTCTATGCAGAGTTTGTATAGTTTGTACCGTCAGACCCGTATTCAGGAGCGTCTGGCAAGCGTCGGTATTTTCCGTTATGCGGAGATGCAGTATATACCGCGTGATACGGCGTTTGTGTCTGATACATTGGATGTGAGGGTCATTGCCGCGCTCGATAAACCCTACGATGCGGAGTTGGATTTTAATGTCACCATGAAGAGCAATAACCAGACGGGACCGGGTGCCGCTTTTACGGTGACGAAGAACAATGTCTTCGGTGGCGGTGAAAGCTGGAATGTGAAGTTGAACGGTTCGTACGAATGGCAGACGGGCAAGTCAAGTTCTTCCCTGATGAACAGCTATGAACTGGGGATTTCCACTTCTCTCATCTTTCCGCGCGTGGTGTTTCCTAGGATGGGCGACCGTGAGTATGACTTCCCGGCTACAACGACTTTCCGTTTATATGCCGACCAGATGAACCGTGCCAAGTATTATAAGCTGCTGGCTTTTGGCGGTAATGTCACTTATGACTTCCAGCCCAAATCGACTTCCAGGCACAGTATAACTCCTTTCCGTTTGACATTCAATGTGCTGCGTAATCCTACTGCCGCTTTCGATACGTTGCGTGCCGAGAATCCGGCACTCTACGTTAGTTTGCGCGACCAGTTCATTCCTGCCATGGAGTACACCTATACTTATGACAACGCTTCCGTGCGCGGCAAGCGTAACCCCATCTGGTGGCAGACCACCGTTGCGTCGGCCGGTAACCTGACTTCTGCCGTCTACCGTATTTTCGGCAAGCCGTTCAGTGAGGAAGGAAAGAAGCTTTTCGGGGTACCTTTTGCACAGTTCCTGAAGCTGAACTCGGAATTCAGGTACCATTACCGGATAGACAAGAACCAAATGATAGCCTCGCGTATTGCCGGAGGGGTGATATGGTCGTATGGCAACGCTACGACTGCACCTTATACGGAACAGTTCTATATCGGCGGTGCCAATAGTGTGCGCGCCTTTTCTGCACGCAGTATAGGTCCGGGCGGCTATCCTCCCGAGACGGACAGAAAATATACCTATATCAACCACGTGGGTGATATTCGCATAGAAGCCAATATCGAGTATCGCTTCCGTATGATTGCCGACTTGCATGGAGCGGTGTTTCTGGATGCCGGCAATGTATGGCTGATGCGTAAGGACGAAAATCGCCCGAACGGTGAGTTCACCTTGAAGAATTTCCCGAAACAGATTGCTTTGGGTACGGGATTCGGCTTACGCTATGACCTGGACTTCCTTGTTTTCCGTCTGGATTTGGGTATCGGGCTTCACGACCCGTATGATACCGGAAAGTCGGGATATTACAATATTCCTAAGTTCAAGGATAGTATGGCACTGCATTTTGCCATCGGTTATCCGTTCTAA